The Thermosynechococcus sp. HN-54 DNA segment CTGCCGCAGAGCCCCGCGATCGTACTTCGCATCCAAAATCACCGTTTGTCCCTGCCGTAGCAACAATTCCGCATAGGCCAAGATCTGATCATAGGTTTTTTGGGTCATGGCCTCGGAGTAGAGAGCCACCTCGGGAAAATCACTGCTGCGGCGGTCAAGGGGTAAACCCGCCAAATGTTTGCGCACAGCATCGGAGCGGATTTGAATGGCTTGCTCCGCTTGGGCTAGCCCCCGTCCCCGTGTACTTTTGCCTGCCCCTGAGAGACCGCACATGACATAGAGCTTTGCTTGCCGCGGTTGGGTATAGCGATAGGCAGCTTCATAGTAGGCCGCAGCAGTGGCTTGAATCTGTGCCTTTTCGGCCTCGCTAATGGCGGGATCATTGAGGGCCAAGGCATTCACATTGCCGCGAATATAGGCCCTTACACAGAGGTACAGCGGCAAGAGCACTGCTCCCTCATAGTCACCACTCCATTCCAAGTAGGTGTTGAGGAAGAGATTGGCCAAGTCGCCGCGCCCGCGAAACTCCAGATCCATCAGCAAAAAGGCGGCGTCATAGATGCCATCAATATTGCGAAATTCTTCGTTAAACTCAATACAGTCAAAAATTTGCACCCTGCCATCGTAGAGACAGATATTGTTCAGGTGCAGATCGCCGTGGCATTCGCGGATTTTACCCCCAGCTTGCCGCTGCACAAACCACTCTTGATGACGGGTCAAAAAGTCGTCGGTAAAGGCTTGAATCGCCGCATACTGCTCTGGGGATTGACAACGACCGACAAACGGCGCTGCCAAGGCATGGCAATTGTTAATCACTTGGGCGATCGCCCGCGGCGAACCAAATTCACTAATGTGGGGACTAGTGGCAGCGGTGCGGTGGAAGTGGGCCAATGCTTTGCCGAGGGATTCAATCAGACTAGGGGTGACTTGGTTGGCAGCAAAGAGGTGCGATAACAGTTGCGATTGATCAAACTGCCGCATTTGCACGGCATAGTCAATCACCTCAGCCCCAGCCGGCAGATTTTCAGAGTCAGCAACCCAGTAGCGATCGCCCACCGCCACAATGGGCACCACGGCCAAGTACAGATCGGGAGCCAAGCGTTGATTAAGCCGCAGCTCCTCCTGACAGTAGAACTGGCGTTTTTCTAGGGTTGTAAAGTTCAAAAAACCAAAATCCACGGGCTTTTTCACCTTGTAGGCATACTCCCCCGTGAGAAACACATAGGAAATGTGCGTTTGCAGCAGTTGAATTGGGGGGGTCACCGCATGGGGGTAAGCAGCAGGCGTTAATAACGCTTCAACAAAGGCAGGCAAAGACATGCGTACTGTGGCCGACATCGCGCAATCATCATATCACTTCTACCCTATTCCCTGTGGCTAAATTGACGTTTTCGCCCTTCCTTTAGAGGATGGGGATACAACCCTCCGATGGTACATGGAATTATGGTGCGTCGCCCCGTGACATTGCCCCAACTCCAACAAAAAAAACAGCAGGGAGAGCCGATTACCATGCTCACCGCTTGGGATTATCTCTGGGCACGCCTATTGGATGCCGCTGGCGTGGATGTGATCCTTGTCGGGGATTCCCTTGGTATGGTTGCCCTTGGCTATCAAACGACATTACCGGTCACCCTCGACCAGATGATTCACCATGCGCAGGCGGTCCGCCGAGGAGTTACCCATAGTTTCCTCGTGTGTGATCTGCCCTTTTTGAGCTACCAAGAAAGCCCGGAACAGGCTCTGCGCTCAGCGGGGCGCTTAGTCAAAGAAGCGGAAGTCCAAGCGGTGAAAATGGAAGGTGCCTCGCCCGTAGTGTGTGCAGCAACACGGCGCCTAGTGGAGGCCGGCATTCCCGTGCTGGGTCATGTGGGCTTGTTGCCGCAGCAGGTGCATCAGTTGGGGGGCTGGCGACAACAGGGGAAGACGCCTCAGGGAGCGGAAGCGATTCTGGCAGATGCCCTTGCTCTGGCGGAAGCAGGTGCCTTTGGCATCATTTTGGAGCATATTCCTGGGGATTTGGCGCAGCAGATTACCGCCAAGCTGGAAATTCCCACAATTGGAATTGGGGCTGGCCCCCACTGTGATGGTCAGGTGCTCGTCACGGCTGATGTCTTGGGCTTGAGTCCGCAGGTGCCTCCCTTTGCCAGAGTGTATGCCGACTTGGGAACCCAAGCGATCGCTGCCATTGAAACTTACTGCCAAGCCGTGCGATCGCGACAATTTCCCTAAAACTTAGGCAAAAATTTCGACAACACTAGCCCACCCTAGACCAGCCAATGGGCACGAGGATTAAACGTACGTAGCGATCGCAACTTTTCGTAGAGTTCTTTTTCTTGGGCACTCAGGGATTTGGGAGGCACAATTTGCACCTTGGCAAGCAAATCTCCGGCACTGCCCCCACTGCTGCGCCACCCTTTGCCTCGCAACCGCAGCAATTGCCCGGATCGCGTGCCAGGAGGCACATTCAAAACCACATTTCCAGAGGGAGTGGGGATCGTGACTTGAGCACCCAAGGCGGCTTCATCCGGCGTGATTGGCAAATCAATCACCAGTTGATCCTCTTCAAAGCGGAAGAGGGGATGGGGTGCCACCTGTACCGTGAGATACAAATCACCCCGCTGTTGGGTGTAGGGGTTATATTGACCTTTGCCCCGCAGCCGCAACTTCGTCCCCGGCTTAATACCAGCGGGAATGGTGACTGTCACCTGTTCATCGCCAATTTTGAAGGTTTTTTGACACCCCTGAAAGGCTTCTTGGAAGCTAATTTGCACTTCCGCATCGACATCGGTACCCCCAAATGCCGATGGATCAAAGCCAGCGCTGCTCCAAGTGCGGGTACGCCCTGTGGTCGTGCCTGTGGCAAATCGCCCTAGCAATTCATTAATAAAGTCTTCAAAGCTGCTAAATTGGCTAAAATCAGCACCAAAGTCACCGATATTGACATTAAAGCCACCAGCTCCCGCCGCACTGGCCTGTTGCCAATACTGACCAAATTGATCGTATTTGCGCCGTTTTTCTGGATCAGACAGAACTTCGTGGGCTTCGTTAATTTCCTTAAAGCGAGCTTCTGCCTCTTTGTCCCCCGGATTTAAGTCAGGGTGATACTTGCGCGCGAGGCGGCGAAAGGCTTGCCGAATTTCGGCATCCGTGGCATTTTTGCTGACCCCGAGGATTTCGTAGTAATCTTTGAAGTCGGTACGCGCCATAGGAACATTCGCCTCTACGTAATCAAAAGATGAAGATTGAGTGTCAGGGCTGGCAGCAAATTAGGGCAAAAAGCTCAGTGTTATTATAGTTGAATCCCTTTATACCGTCTTGGCATGGCGACGTTTCTTCGTCCAGAACTGAGCAACCTCCGCGCCTACTCCACCCCCCCGAGCGACTCCCTACCGCCAGAACTGGATTACCTCGATACCAATGAGTTTCCGTGGGATTTGCCCACTGCCCTTAAGGAGGCGTTAGCTCAACAGTACGTCAGCACCCTCGCCAGTCATCGCTATCCCGACAGTCACCATTGGCCGCTGCGGCAGGCGATCGCCCGCTATGTCAGTGAACATAGCCCAACTCAAATCTCCCCACACCAAATTGCGGTTGGCAACGGCTCGGACGAGCTGATTCGCTCGATTCTGCTGGCCACAGCGATCGGGGGCTACGGTTCTATCCTAGTGGCCGAACCGACTTTTTCCATATACGGGATCCTCGCCCAAACCCTAGGGATTCCCGTCCATCGGGCAAAGCGAGATCCTGAGACCTTTGTCGTGCAAATTACTGAAGCCAATACCCTCATTGCCCAAGCAGATCCCCCTGTGCGCGTCCTCTTTATGCTGCAACCCAACTCGCCAACGGGAAATCCCCTAACCGCAGCAGAGGTGGACTGGCTACGGCAGCTGCCGGAGGAGATTTTAGTGGTGATTGATGAGGCCTACTTTGAATTTTCCGGCAAAACGCTAGTGGGTGAATTGGCCGAGCATTCCAACTGGGTGATTCTGCGCACGTTTTCCAAAGCCTTTCGACTGGCAGCGCACCGCGTGGGCTATGCCATTGCCAATGCAGAGGTCATTGCTGTTCTGGAAAAGGTACGTCTGCCCTATAACCTACCAACATTTTCCCAAGTGGCAGCGCAAGCTGCCCTAGAGCATCGGCAGGAGCTATTGGCAGGGATTCCCACAGTCCTTGCGCAACGGGAGCACCTTTATCAGCGGCTTCAGGCGTGCCCCCACCTGCGGGTATGGCCGAGTGTGGCCAATTTCCTCTTTTTCCGCTTGCAGGAGCCAGAGCAGACCCAGCCCCTGTGTGAGGCCTTGCGCACTCAGGGCACCCTTGTGCGGGCGATCGCCGGCGGAATTCGAGTCACCATTGGCACGCCAGCGGAGACGGAGCGCTTTTGGCAACGGCTGCAAGCTTTTTTGAACCAGCTTTAGCTAATCGGACAAGCGGCCATTGGGCAGGACTGTGCCCCGCAGGGCTGCCGTGGCTAAAGAGGTGTGGGTCAGTGTGGCACCCCGCAGGTTGGCGCGACTCAGGTTGGCTTGGTGCAATTGCACACCCGTTAGTTCGGCATTAATCAGCTTAACTTCAATCAGCTTGGCATTCGTCAAATCCACGTTGGTCAGTGTGGCATTGCTTAAATCCGAGCCACTGAGATCTGCCCCTGCCAAATTCACATCTTCTAGGGTGACACCGCGCAAATCCAGTCGCCGAAAGTCACGCCGCCCTTTAGCATAGTCTGCCAGCATTTGATCGGCTCTATTTTGATTAATAATGGCTGGGGCGTAGCGACTGAGAAAACCGTGTTTATCAAAGGCGTCTGAAGGTCGCCCCGAAGAAGCAGACATCACTAAAGTAGGATCAGGATTCTATCTTACTATAGCTTAAGCCTAGGGCAGCAACCGTTTTTTGGACTCGTGGCCAAAGAGCCTAAAGAAAGTGGCATACTGCTATAGATAAGGAACCAATAGGGAGATAACGCTGTGGGACTGTTTGATCGCATCAGCCGTGTGGTTCGCAGTTGGATGAATGCGGTGGTGAGCGCTGCCGAGGATCCCGAAAAAATTCTCGAGCAGACCATGATTGAAATGCAGGACAATCTGGTCACACTGCGGCAAGCGGTGGCTCAGGCGATCGCCTCCCAAAAACGGCTAGAGCAACAGTTCAACCAAAATCAAGAGCAGGCAGCAGAGTGGGAACGCCGTGCCAAAATTGCCCTGCAACATGGGGATGAGCAACTCGCTCTTGAGGCCTTGAGTCGCAAGAAAACAGCACTGAATGCAGCCATGGCACTCAAAGGGCAACTGGAGCAGTCCGTGACCCAAGTGGAAGCCCTCAAAAAACAAATGCAGCAGCTGGAAAGCAAGATTGCCGAAGCGAAAACCCGCAAAGAAATGCTGGTGGCACGGGCACGGGCAGCCAAGGCCTCAGAGCAACTGCAACAAACCTTTAGCAGCATCAACACCCATGCCCCCATGGCCGCCTTTGAGCGCATGGAGGAACGCGTTCAGGAAATGGAGGCTCGCTCCCAAGCCGTAGCTGAACTCAACAGTGATACCCTCGAAGCCAAGTTTGCTGCCCTAGAAGCGGGTAGTGTGGATGAGGATTTAGCCCGACTGAAGGCAGAATTGGCCAATCCGCAACTGTCACCGAGCAGCCCCCCTGCCTACGATCCAGAGTTGGAAGCCCTGCGGCGGGAACTGGAGAAAAACTAGTTATTTTCCATGGATCTGTTGCGATCGCTCCCTTTGGGGCTGTACCTTGAACAACCGGTGACTTGGTTGCACCGCCTTGATCCGCGGGTTAAGTTGGCATGGTTGATGACTTTTTTATTGGCACCCATTTTGGCGGATGTCACTTGGCGGTTGGGGCTAGTGGTCAGTTTAATTCTCTTGACGCTCCTGGGGGGGATTCCCGCGCGGGTGTGGCGGCAGCAACTGCTGTGGCTCCTCTTGGTGGGTAGTTTAATTCTGGTGATCACGGCTTTAATGCCCGATGGGATGGCGGTCACCTATCAACCCCGTCGTCCGTTGGAACCCACCGTTCCGCCAACGAGTTACAGTTATATCCTGTGGCAATTTCGTGCCCAAGTGGGTCAGTTGCCCATTCATCTGCAAGTCTCCCAGCGATCGCTGGAGTTGGGATTACGACTCAGTACGCTCCTGTTTACCCTGCTGTACAGTACCCACCTGTTTTTGCTGACAACTGCCCCCGAAGAGGTCACCGCCGGCTTGGAAAATCTGATGCAGCCCCTCAAGCGCTTTAAGCTACCGGTAGCAGAAATTGCCCTGACCTTGACGCTCTCCCTGCGTTTCATCCCTTTGGTGTTGGAAGAGGTGCAAAACCTGAGTCGCTCAGTGCGGACTCGTGCCATCAATTGGCGGCTGGTGGGCATTAAGGGCAGTATCAAGCTGTGGCTAGCCCTAGCTGTGCGGCTGTTGGACAATTTGCTGCTGCGGGCAGAACAGGTGGCCTGTGCCATGCAGGTACGCGGCTTTCAAGAACCGGGCACCTATGATAACCCGTGGCATCATCTGCGACTGCAACGGCAAGATTGGTTGGCTTTGGTGGGCATGGCGCTGTTTTGGTTGGTGCGTTTGGGTTGGTTGGGGGTTGAGCACTCGTGATCCGCCCCTGTCAGCCGTGGCTGTGGCGTTGTCTGCCCCTACGGGGTCGCACGGGTCGCGCTATTTTTCAGCAGTTATTTTTGGCGGAGCCGATTGCTGTTCTCCTCGAAAGTCCAGCCCAAGCCCCCACACCCCAAGCTCGCTATTCCATTTGCGCGGGGTCACCGCGGTGCGATCGCCAGTGGGTCTTATCCCTCGGTGATGTCTTGCCCACGTTACGAACATTTCCCCAAGGGGCGGCTGTGCCCGATGAAGTGAGCCATCTGCCCTTTACGGGCGGCTGGTTGGGATGGCTGGGGTATGAGTTGGCGTGGGAAATTGAGGCTCTTCCCCCTCTGAAGCCCGATCCTCTCCCTTTCCCACTGGCGTTCTGGTATGAACCCCAAGCCTTCGCAGTTTTAGATCATCGGGCAGATCTCCTTTATCTTGCTGCTTCCACCCCGGCTCAACTGGCTGTTTTGCAACAGGCCTTAGACCCAACACCCCCTGAACAGCCCCTGCTGGTTCCCGATCGCCCCAGCAAGATTGAATTGGCTGCGGGTTGGCAAGCCGATACCTACCAAGCAGCTGTAACCCAGATTCTCCGCCGTATTCGCGCTGGCGATATTTTTCAAGCCAATCTTTCCGCCCGCTTTTGTCATTACGGTTCCGTTGATCCATGGCAACAGTACCTGCGGCTTCAGCAGATTAACCCCTCTCCCTTTGCCAGTTTTTGGCAGACCCCCTGGGGCTACATTGTCAGTTGCTCACCCGAACGCTTGGTGCAAGTTCAGGGAGACAGCGTGCAAACGCGACCCATTGCCGGTACCCGTCCGCGCGGCCAAACGCCAGCGGGCGATCGCGCCCATGCCGAGGAACTCCTCAACAATACCAAGGAACAGGCAGAACACATTATGCTCGTGGATTTGGAGCGCAATGACTTGGGGCGGGTATGCCAGTGGGGCAGTGTGGTGGTGGATGAACTTTTGACCTTGGAGTACTACAGTCATGTGATTCACCTAGTGAGCAATGTTCGCGGCCGTTTGCAATCGGGGATATCCCCTGTGGATGTCATCTGTGCCCTCTTTCCCGGTGGCACGATTACGGGCTGTCCCAAGGTGCGCTGTATGGAGATTTTGGCAGATCTTGAACCCTTTCCCCGCAATTTGTTCTACGGTTCCTGTGGCTACTGGGATCAGCGGGGACACCTAGATTTGAATATCCTCATTCGCACCCTCTTGGTGGCGGGCGATCGCCATAGGACTTGGGGACAAGTGGGCGCCGGTATTGTCGCCGACAGTGATCCAGAGCGAGAATGGCAAGAATCCCTCAGCAAAGCCCAGGCCCTGCTCCTTGCCCTTGGGACACCCAGCCCCATCGGTACAGGTGCCTAAGCCTCCTCAATCAAGACGTGCCACTCCACAACCACAGCAGCGGGAACCGCGATTTCAATGCCCTGCTCCTCTAGGGGCGGACGCAACACTAAGGGTTCACTCTGGGGGAGGTGGGGTACAAGGGGCAACAGATCAAACTGTCCCACATTGGCAACGCTGTCTGCCTTGGGAAAGTCATCCACGGCTGTCAGGGTTTGACCGCTCGACGTGATCAGCACCAAGGGATCGGGATGGCGAAAGTGGTACTGCTCGGGAAACCCCACCAAGCGCAACTGCAACTGGTCACGACGGGAAAAGAGAATCACCTGCCATGTAAAGCCACGATTATCGCGCAACTGATGCCGAGACTGCACCACCACTTGATTGGGAGCTTCCTCAATTGTGCGAATCATGGCATTGCTGCTAGGGGACACCGCAAGCCACAGGGGAATCACTAGCAGGATCAGCAGTAAACAACGTTGCCAAGGTGCCATTGGCGTTCCTCCTTCTCCTTAGGGTGAGGTTTGGAGGGCCTGTTGAATTTGCGGAATCGTCACGGCGTACATGCCCCGTAGATCGCCAACGCGAAAGTCAAAGGCGCGATCGCTGGGATATTTTTCTTGAATAAAGGCAGGGCGGCGATTTTTCGCCCCATGGCAGGCAAGGCAACTGGCTTGGACATCAATGCGACGGAAGTAATGCACTCCCTCACGATCCGTTTGCCAAAAGGCTTGCAGTTGACGATTGTTGTCAAATTGATTCAGGGCTTGAACTTCAAGAGCGGTACGCGGGGCGTGGTTGGG contains these protein-coding regions:
- a CDS encoding bifunctional aminoglycoside phosphotransferase/ATP-binding protein, with amino-acid sequence MSATVRMSLPAFVEALLTPAAYPHAVTPPIQLLQTHISYVFLTGEYAYKVKKPVDFGFLNFTTLEKRQFYCQEELRLNQRLAPDLYLAVVPIVAVGDRYWVADSENLPAGAEVIDYAVQMRQFDQSQLLSHLFAANQVTPSLIESLGKALAHFHRTAATSPHISEFGSPRAIAQVINNCHALAAPFVGRCQSPEQYAAIQAFTDDFLTRHQEWFVQRQAGGKIRECHGDLHLNNICLYDGRVQIFDCIEFNEEFRNIDGIYDAAFLLMDLEFRGRGDLANLFLNTYLEWSGDYEGAVLLPLYLCVRAYIRGNVNALALNDPAISEAEKAQIQATAAAYYEAAYRYTQPRQAKLYVMCGLSGAGKSTRGRGLAQAEQAIQIRSDAVRKHLAGLPLDRRSSDFPEVALYSEAMTQKTYDQILAYAELLLRQGQTVILDAKYDRGALRQPVIALAEKLHVPLEIHFCSAPPEELRRRLSDRQGDIAEATPDLIAAQMASFESFLPEEEPYVRHVCD
- a CDS encoding histidinol-phosphate transaminase, with product MATFLRPELSNLRAYSTPPSDSLPPELDYLDTNEFPWDLPTALKEALAQQYVSTLASHRYPDSHHWPLRQAIARYVSEHSPTQISPHQIAVGNGSDELIRSILLATAIGGYGSILVAEPTFSIYGILAQTLGIPVHRAKRDPETFVVQITEANTLIAQADPPVRVLFMLQPNSPTGNPLTAAEVDWLRQLPEEILVVIDEAYFEFSGKTLVGELAEHSNWVILRTFSKAFRLAAHRVGYAIANAEVIAVLEKVRLPYNLPTFSQVAAQAALEHRQELLAGIPTVLAQREHLYQRLQACPHLRVWPSVANFLFFRLQEPEQTQPLCEALRTQGTLVRAIAGGIRVTIGTPAETERFWQRLQAFLNQL
- a CDS encoding pentapeptide repeat-containing protein; this translates as MSASSGRPSDAFDKHGFLSRYAPAIINQNRADQMLADYAKGRRDFRRLDLRGVTLEDVNLAGADLSGSDLSNATLTNVDLTNAKLIEVKLINAELTGVQLHQANLSRANLRGATLTHTSLATAALRGTVLPNGRLSD
- a CDS encoding PspA/IM30 family protein, whose amino-acid sequence is MGLFDRISRVVRSWMNAVVSAAEDPEKILEQTMIEMQDNLVTLRQAVAQAIASQKRLEQQFNQNQEQAAEWERRAKIALQHGDEQLALEALSRKKTALNAAMALKGQLEQSVTQVEALKKQMQQLESKIAEAKTRKEMLVARARAAKASEQLQQTFSSINTHAPMAAFERMEERVQEMEARSQAVAELNSDTLEAKFAALEAGSVDEDLARLKAELANPQLSPSSPPAYDPELEALRRELEKN
- the panB gene encoding 3-methyl-2-oxobutanoate hydroxymethyltransferase, with the protein product MVRRPVTLPQLQQKKQQGEPITMLTAWDYLWARLLDAAGVDVILVGDSLGMVALGYQTTLPVTLDQMIHHAQAVRRGVTHSFLVCDLPFLSYQESPEQALRSAGRLVKEAEVQAVKMEGASPVVCAATRRLVEAGIPVLGHVGLLPQQVHQLGGWRQQGKTPQGAEAILADALALAEAGAFGIILEHIPGDLAQQITAKLEIPTIGIGAGPHCDGQVLVTADVLGLSPQVPPFARVYADLGTQAIAAIETYCQAVRSRQFP
- a CDS encoding anthranilate synthase component I, translating into MIRPCQPWLWRCLPLRGRTGRAIFQQLFLAEPIAVLLESPAQAPTPQARYSICAGSPRCDRQWVLSLGDVLPTLRTFPQGAAVPDEVSHLPFTGGWLGWLGYELAWEIEALPPLKPDPLPFPLAFWYEPQAFAVLDHRADLLYLAASTPAQLAVLQQALDPTPPEQPLLVPDRPSKIELAAGWQADTYQAAVTQILRRIRAGDIFQANLSARFCHYGSVDPWQQYLRLQQINPSPFASFWQTPWGYIVSCSPERLVQVQGDSVQTRPIAGTRPRGQTPAGDRAHAEELLNNTKEQAEHIMLVDLERNDLGRVCQWGSVVVDELLTLEYYSHVIHLVSNVRGRLQSGISPVDVICALFPGGTITGCPKVRCMEILADLEPFPRNLFYGSCGYWDQRGHLDLNILIRTLLVAGDRHRTWGQVGAGIVADSDPEREWQESLSKAQALLLALGTPSPIGTGA
- a CDS encoding DUF3122 domain-containing protein; this translates as MAPWQRCLLLILLVIPLWLAVSPSSNAMIRTIEEAPNQVVVQSRHQLRDNRGFTWQVILFSRRDQLQLRLVGFPEQYHFRHPDPLVLITSSGQTLTAVDDFPKADSVANVGQFDLLPLVPHLPQSEPLVLRPPLEEQGIEIAVPAAVVVEWHVLIEEA
- a CDS encoding DUF3365 domain-containing protein; this translates as MVSLWAQGSLATLASVNPDELGKAVTAIEQLDQMRIGLASTLEGSPSEPTLDTFKAVCAPVGKKAKEIAATNGWQVRQVALKYRNPNHAPRTALEVQALNQFDNNRQLQAFWQTDREGVHYFRRIDVQASCLACHGAKNRRPAFIQEKYPSDRAFDFRVGDLRGMYAVTIPQIQQALQTSP
- a CDS encoding DnaJ C-terminal domain-containing protein; the protein is MARTDFKDYYEILGVSKNATDAEIRQAFRRLARKYHPDLNPGDKEAEARFKEINEAHEVLSDPEKRRKYDQFGQYWQQASAAGAGGFNVNIGDFGADFSQFSSFEDFINELLGRFATGTTTGRTRTWSSAGFDPSAFGGTDVDAEVQISFQEAFQGCQKTFKIGDEQVTVTIPAGIKPGTKLRLRGKGQYNPYTQQRGDLYLTVQVAPHPLFRFEEDQLVIDLPITPDEAALGAQVTIPTPSGNVVLNVPPGTRSGQLLRLRGKGWRSSGGSAGDLLAKVQIVPPKSLSAQEKELYEKLRSLRTFNPRAHWLV
- a CDS encoding energy-coupling factor transporter transmembrane protein EcfT; this translates as MDLLRSLPLGLYLEQPVTWLHRLDPRVKLAWLMTFLLAPILADVTWRLGLVVSLILLTLLGGIPARVWRQQLLWLLLVGSLILVITALMPDGMAVTYQPRRPLEPTVPPTSYSYILWQFRAQVGQLPIHLQVSQRSLELGLRLSTLLFTLLYSTHLFLLTTAPEEVTAGLENLMQPLKRFKLPVAEIALTLTLSLRFIPLVLEEVQNLSRSVRTRAINWRLVGIKGSIKLWLALAVRLLDNLLLRAEQVACAMQVRGFQEPGTYDNPWHHLRLQRQDWLALVGMALFWLVRLGWLGVEHS